In a genomic window of Lycium ferocissimum isolate CSIRO_LF1 chromosome 9, AGI_CSIRO_Lferr_CH_V1, whole genome shotgun sequence:
- the LOC132030296 gene encoding expansin-like B1, with translation MGFNCHCIFLLVTLIIFPTICYSQEANSLYSRATYYGSPDCYGTPSGACGFGEFGRKIYDGKVSGVSRLYKNGTGCGACYQVRCKIPGHCTDEGTKIVVTDYGEGDHTDFILSVSAYSDMATPGMANHLLAYGVVDVEFRRVPCRYYGYNLMIKVHEHSRFCNYLAIVPIYQSGAFDIEAVEVWQADCKEWRGMRKAYGAVWDMANPPKGSITFRVQVTLNGEAAKWVQLNDVLPDEWKAGIAYDTYLLLD, from the exons ATGGGTTTCAATTGCCACTGCATTTTTctacttgtgacactgataaTATTTCCTACAATTTGCTATAGCCAAGAAGCCAATTCCCTCTACAGTAGAGCAACTTATTATGGCAGCCCCGATTGCTATGGAACCCCTA GTGGAGCATGTGGATTTGGTGAATTTGGGAGGAAAATTTATGATGGCAAAGTGAGTGGAGTCTCTAGGCTCTACAAGAATGGAACTGGCTGTGGTGCTTGCTACCAG GTTAGGTGCAAGATACCAGGTCATTGCACAGACGAGGGAACAAAAATAGTAGTGACAGATTATGGTGAAGGAGATCATACAGATTTTATACTAAGTGTAAGTGCCTATTCAGACATGGCTACACCTGGAATGGCTAATCATTTGTTGGCCTATGGAGTTGTTGACGTCGAATTTCGAAGGGTTCCTTGTCGTTACTATGGTTACAATTTAATGATTAAAGTTCATGAACACAGCAGGTTTTGTAACTATTTGGCTATTGTACCAATCTACCAAAGTGGTGCATTTGACATTGAAGCTGTCGAGGTTTGGCAG GCAGATTGCAAGGAATGGAGGGGGATGAGAAAGGCATATGGAGCAGTATGGGACATGGCTAATCCACCAAAAGGATCAATCACTTTCAGGGTTCAAGTCACCCTCAATGGTGAGGCAGCCAAGTGGGTGCAGCTGAACGACGTTCTTCCAGATGAATGGAAGGCTGGCATTGCTTATGACACCTACCTTCTTCTCGACTAA